A window of the Methanoregula sp. genome harbors these coding sequences:
- a CDS encoding DUF447 domain-containing protein — MGLLKPGINEVIATTEFNAAPMGIIYRQGVARMVLFTGSHTANNIEKNGWLVANFVYNPILYVTTAFEDISHDSFIEETVNGRKIHRLKDADAWAAFTATVDKKTSEALMVTLTLQKEIIEAVSLHPVNRGFNSIIDTTVHATRYKVNRDPELLKQIDYHAGIIRKCGGKQELEALDLLMHYIS, encoded by the coding sequence ATGGGACTCTTAAAACCGGGTATTAACGAAGTTATTGCAACAACTGAGTTCAATGCGGCACCTATGGGTATCATTTATCGTCAAGGTGTGGCAAGAATGGTGCTGTTTACCGGCAGCCACACCGCGAATAATATTGAGAAAAACGGTTGGCTGGTGGCAAATTTCGTATATAATCCGATCCTATACGTAACAACGGCCTTTGAGGATATCTCCCATGACTCGTTTATAGAAGAAACCGTCAATGGCAGAAAAATTCACCGGCTTAAGGATGCGGATGCATGGGCTGCGTTCACCGCAACGGTTGATAAAAAAACCTCTGAAGCACTGATGGTCACCTTAACGCTCCAGAAAGAGATTATCGAAGCAGTGTCTTTGCACCCGGTAAACCGCGGTTTTAACAGCATTATTGATACAACCGTGCACGCAACGAGGTATAAGGTGAACCGGGATCCGGAACTTCTCAAGCAAATCGATTATCATGCGGGAATTATCAGAAAATGCGGTGGAAAACAAGAACTTGAGGCACTGGACCTGTTAATGCATTATATCTCGTAA